One segment of Primulina tabacum isolate GXHZ01 chromosome 6, ASM2559414v2, whole genome shotgun sequence DNA contains the following:
- the LOC142549843 gene encoding ADP-ribosylation factor 1-like: MGLTFTKLFNRLFAKKEMRILMVGLDAAGKTTILYKLKLGEIVTTIPTIGFNVETVEYKNISFTVWDVGGQDKIRPLWRHYFQNTQGLIFVVDSNDRDRVVEARDELHRMLNEDELRDAVLLVFANKQDLPNAMNAAEITDKLGLHSLRQRHWYIQSTCATSGEGLYEGLDWLSSNIASKA; the protein is encoded by the exons ATGGGACTTACATTCACCAAGCTGTTCAACAGGCTTTTTGCTAAGAAAGAGATGCGAATTCTGATGGTAGGTCTTGATGCTGCTGGTAAGACCACCATATTGTACAAGCTCAAGCTTGGGGAAATAGTTACTACAATCCCAACCATTG GATTTAATGTTGAGACAGTGGAATACAAAAACATTAGCTTCACTGTCTGGGATGTTGGTGGTCAGGACAAG ATTCGTCCTTTGTGGAGGCACTACTTCCAAAATACTCAGGGGCTTATCTTTGTGGTTGATAGCAATGACCGGGATCGAGTCGTTGAAGCAAGAGATGAATTGCATAGGATGTTGAATGAG GATGAGTTGAGAGATGCTGTCTTGCTGGTATTTGCAAATAAGCAAGATCTTCCTAATGCAATGAATGCTGCAGAGATCACTGATAAGCTGGGTTTGCATTCTCTCCGTCAACGCCATTG GTATATTCAGAGCACTTGTGCAACCTCTGGGGAGGGTCTCTATGAAGGACTTGATTGGCTTTCTAGCAACATTGCTAGCAAG GCATAA
- the LOC142548297 gene encoding polygalacturonase At1g48100-like has translation MVAPSGYTFLLQPIIFKGDKCQPNVVVQVDGKIVASLKISDWKKNVTQWISFRDCKKGLIIRGNGGVLDGHGEIWWDPKGDYRRLFAPHAVSISNCFDVTVTGITIQNSPRMHIYFEDSQQVKVFNFTVSSPGNSPNTDGIHLSRCQHVDIHDSTLACGDDCISIQTGCSDIKVYQVNCGPGHGYSIGGLGRDETEALVSGITISDSNVQNSMTGVRIKTWEGGSGSVRNVTFSNITMSDVKTPIAIDQHYCGGHKVCKDDTSAVAIIGITYQNITGTYTRQSVSLLCSEHEPCKNLTVAGVNLKHSEKKGSREGPYCSNAYGEVLTKTLPSLRDCLLSI, from the exons ATGGTTGCGCCATCGGGGTATACATTTCTACTTCAACCCATAATTTTTAAGGGGGATAAATGTCAACCTAACGTTGTGGTCCAg GTGGATGGGAAAATCGTCGCTTCTTTAAAAATATCGGATTGGAAGAAAAATGTGACTCAATGGATCTCATTTCGAGATTGTAAAAAAGGGTTAATTATAAGAGGAAACGGCGGCGTATTAGATGGACATGGCGAGATCTGGTGGGATCCCAAAGGAGATTATCGCCGGTTGTTTGCACCTCAT GCAGTGAGTATTTCGAATTGTTTTGACGTGACAGTAACAGGAATCACAATACAAAACAGTCCTCGTATGCACATTTATTTTGAGGACTCCCAACAAGTTAAAGTGTTCAATTTCACCGTGTCCTCTCCTGGAAATAGCCCCAACACAGATGGGATTCACCTCTCACGCTGCCAACATGTTGACATTCACGACTCCACTCTCGCTTGTG GAGATGATTGtatttcgatacagacagggtgTTCCGATATAAAAGTATACCAGGTGAATTGTGGGCCTGGGCATGGATACAGCATCGGGGGTTTAGGACGTGATGAGACAGAAGCTCTGGTTTCAGGCATCACAATTTCTGATTCAAATGTACAGAACTCGATGACGGGAGTAAGGATAAAGACTTGGGAg GGTGGCTCAGGGTCGGTGCGTAATGTTACATTCTCGAACATTACAATGTCAGATGTTAAAACTCCGATCGCCATAGACCAACACTACTGTGGAGGACACAAGGTTTGCAAGGATGACACCTCAGCAGTAGCGATAATAGGCATAACATATCAGAATATAACAGGGACATATACCCGCCAATCCGTTTCTCTTCTGTGCAGCGAGCACGAGCCATGCAAAAATTTAACGGTGGCAGGTGTGAACCTAAAGCATTCAGAAAAAAAGGGAAGCCGTGAAGGGCCATATTGTTCGAACGCATATGGAGAAGTACTTACCAAAACATTGCCTTCTTTACGTGATTGTTTGCTGTCTATTTGA